A single Penaeus chinensis breed Huanghai No. 1 chromosome 7, ASM1920278v2, whole genome shotgun sequence DNA region contains:
- the LOC125027171 gene encoding uncharacterized protein LOC125027171, producing PFFQRWGVRHAMSSPHYPQSNGHAEAAVKKVKYLIMKTAPNGNIDSEEFDRGLLELHNTPNFTGRSPAQILFGMPLRSCVPAHSSAFMKEWQTKAEDCDR from the coding sequence cctttttttcagcgatggggagtacgtcatgctatgtcaagcccccattacccacagtccaatgggcatgcagaggctgctgtgaagaaagtcaagtatctgatcatgaagacagcacccaacggaaatattgacagtgaggagtttgacagaggattactggagttacataacaccccaaacttcactggtcgatctcctgctcagattctgtttggcatgccccttcgctcatgtgtgcctgcccactctagtgccttcatgaaggagtggcagaccaaggctgaggactgcgaccgt
- the LOC125026913 gene encoding uncharacterized protein LOC125026913, with the protein PFFQRWGVRHAMSSPHYPQSNGHAEAAVKKVKYLIMKTAPNGNIDSEEFDRGLLELHNTPNFTGRSPAQILFGMPLRSCVPAHSSAFMKEWQTKAEDCDRTSQIKMLPEISPAGVSSREAQEASLRMNQERYIRDIVEELEAASRALREFRSKFISQLVRAEDGHIVSEPGLIKLPKLRPGLSRKETT; encoded by the exons cctttttttcagcgatggggagtacgtcatgctatgtcaagcccccattacccacagtccaatgggcatgcagaggctgctgtgaagaaagtcaagtatctgatcatgaagacagcacccaacggaaatattgacagtgaggagtttgacagaggattactggagttacataacaccccaaacttcactggtcgatctcctgctcagattctgtttggcatgccccttcgctcatgtgtgcctgcccactctagtgccttcatgaaggagtggcagaccaaggctgaggactgcgaccgt acttcaCAGATCAAGATGCTTCCTGAGATCTCACCTGCAGgtgtttcatctcgagaggctcaaga ggcctctttgagaatgaacCAAGAAAGGTACATTAGGGACattgtggaagagttggaagctGCTTCCCGAGCCCTGAGGGAATTCCGGTCGAAGTTCATCTCTCAactggtgagggcagaggatggtcacattgtgtcggagccgg